Proteins encoded together in one Rhinoraja longicauda isolate Sanriku21f chromosome 22, sRhiLon1.1, whole genome shotgun sequence window:
- the ncoa6 gene encoding nuclear receptor coactivator 6 isoform X3 translates to MDSDDLPSLEGMIGTVWSTPIEGMNLVLDEAHLNLEVGENDFTVWIAFKGNMKDGDFSNKLDQIVNNMPCLLKMDSKKLKLGKVEPWNSVRVTFNIPREAAERLRLLAQNNNQQLRDLGILSIQIEGEGVINLALVQQRAQDIRVNGPVNPIRMEPGFSLQGGQGLIRVNNPSAPMLHSSSNMAASLVGSGASSEMMQNRLPHPSTRPTAQPAGMDSVLSTLNIQASGHHSGSLPQQPHIVQAMSTNRQIAPANLQQHQLQGGHSPFNPAQISIGGTWNQVPSAAIQSPVTQGALGTLANPIWKKAPMPGQMQPQQLQARPPLATVQTPAHPPPPYPFGSQQTSQAHQTFSQPCTSPQFASPPPKSHQGGPPRVPTPLQQAHLTNKSPASSPSTFQQSSPSSPTVNQPQQHLGPRTPQSSSLSQTFQPAVCQSSPNRGPIVQQGNLAAGFMMQANQLAQSSHSTLGGMPKRLPPTFPPGQPNHNFTQSQINQAVASATSMNSGILQGPPNQNAPHPGGPNIAASQNPMNVQSHGPTNMMQANLLGLHGSMNNQQSINTQVNMGNMQGQQGLQSQFIGMHQQIASSQGQVMNVQTQGLHPSSQMIISRPQLIQNQMMMATSQGHNVVASGQRMTPPKQLHSQQGQQIMTTHGQLIGPQGQVILQQSQMMGLPEQIVVSQVRGNKQGFTNQNQQNLIVGPGQMMRGPATNSQSNIVQFSTQMIQQNPLNGNSQGIGMQGQGLRTSVPHITQQHGDHTTSTSDINVTQMLPDLQMQQNAVASHLQTMQPGNSAGSHFAAHGMTFSSPYSTTASGSQVSLVTASGFPNNKDVTLTSPLLVNLLQSDITSAQFAMTNKQNNQAVTKPKKKKPSRSQKKKNSGSQQPEEQAQHVISDTRQMQPGLDDGDPQQMAGEQGVGMDPAANKLSEFANRSAGFHLQPVDQRALQQTSIQPIQHSQQQQQQQQPQQQQQMMMMLMMKQQQQQQQQQQDLAKPIRIPMNPNTQPSKPTLTPDVSRMPMNTAGNKAVMVSMPGQSGVPPSPDKSRMPLLVGHQAGNTLRKMTFQESMQNVPSSVPEEGNPTTHHPDGMGTELSLPTGVQLNPGPQPVPHPTQVLITGTKPGHSQIPTQGVSPQQQGPLPLQGAHNLHFPNNTTTTTQTSRPKTPNRASPRPYFPHTPTSRPPSTEPSEISLSPERLNASIAGLFPPQINILLPPRQPPLNRGFDQQGLNPTTLKAIGQAPTSIPPHATNPSVSTASQANKLDSVIVSSAKQVTAKRSTASTSRRASTGASRKTCQSSGRQSGKALKSTLTLQQSPALIPNMDVQKNVLMNAAQILSNPIPGSLSDPTNTVPTAPNLQMSVRIPANNSEESGGNNVLKQVSGNKEQVTFEYNPQSINKLGKKKGPEIQAKRGTKPLESSKAGGCGDEKSLRSLREVPISFNQLLDNSGSPGAAIKTTSSNQMEQSTPGDKEKAVAPDEPVVKEIPSTSSQLVCDTGLAPNRPEAGELNTNVTPSGPTLVPTPVVSASISTSNPVTVFLNSSPIKSTSNVIAPTQTQSQPTVVSSVVTMPTLGSKVISDVQPVVQAGSQPAFITAPVFINTSVFQVVKEPLLPQSTTVPKVTLPSTSSLVSQSVTVIQVSHTAQSSSCSAVSTTPSVNNTINSTSAPTSRMLAPKSSASPVQPPSTSPAPPNISSPSPHRSAADFNLSESLQNNGTVDQSSSASSHPTAVATSPTSASPGSSNNSRRSPISCNKGRGKVDKIGQFLMTKACQKASPDKKDDPPASELASPGVDDQGQKAALPGSPEGEVAPAETNQTNIPSPASQPDLGTSANITLGATSSSTSSVSVSSPASTLNSTSQNNVASAASPQSREPESVVPVGDSSLAVSQSEGSCSSAEKVGADKEHLPTTVVQRKESLEHWDTGLPATGEDLNVANEGGQSEAKSTLEKSKSPTRKNAKSEKEGEEASSFQESSENGQRKRPSRPGSTIGAAKDTSTATSPTQTKRRKSK, encoded by the exons ATGGACTCGGACGATCTACCTAGTTTGGAAGGCATGATCGGCACCGTGTGGTCTACACCCATTGAGGGGATGAACCTGGTGTTAGACGAGGCTCATCTGAATCTGGAAGTTGGCGAGAATGACTTCACCGTTTGGATTGCTTTCAAGGGGAACATGAAGGATGGTGATTTTTCAAATAAACTAGACCAGATTGTTAATAACATGCCATGCCTTCTGAAAATGG ATTCGAAGAAACTGAAGCTCGGGAAAGTGGAGCCATGGAACAGTGTTCGTGTAACGTTTAATATTCCCCGAGAAGCTGCAGAGCGGTTACGACTGTTGGCTCAGAATAATAACCAGCAGTTGCGGGACTTGGGCATTCTTTCTATTCAGATTGAAG gtGAAGGAGttattaatttggctttggtacagCAGAGAGCCCAAGATATCAGAGTAAATGGGCCAGTGAATCCGATCAGAATGGAACCAGGATTTTCCTTGCAAGGAGGACAAG gtTTGATTAGAGTTAACAATCCATCTGCTCCCATGCTTCACTCGAGCAGCAACATGGCAGCTTCCTTGGTCGGCAGTGGAGCAAGTTCAGAGATGATGCAAAATAGATTACCGCATCCCTCCACTCGACCCACCGCTCAACCTG CAGGTATGGATTCGGTGCTCTCAACTCTAAACATTCAAGCATCGGGGCACCACTCCGGATCATTGCCCCAGCAGCCTCACATTGTACAAGCAATGTCAACTAACCGGCAGATAGCACCAGCCAATCTGCAGCAGCACCAATTACAAGGAGGGCATTCTCCATTTAATCCAGCTCAGATTTCCATTGGTGGCACGTGGAACCAAGTGCCTTCAGCGGCGATCCAATCCCCAGTCACCCAGGGTGCTTTGGGAACTTTGGCAAATCCAATATGGAAGAAGGCTCCCATGCCTGGTCAAATGCAGCCCCAACAGCTTCAGGCAAGGCCTCCCCTGGCAACAGTACAGACCCCTGCTCATCCTCCACCTCCATACCCCTTTGGAAGTCAACAAACATCACAGGCTCATCAAACCTTTTCTCAGCCGTGCACCTCACCACAGTTTGCATCACCACCGCCGAAGAGTCACCAGGGAGGACCACCCCGAGTTCCTACACCCCTGCAGCAAGCTCACCTCACTAACAAGTCTCCGGCCTCGTCTCCTTCTACTTTCCAGCAAAGCTCCCCTTCCTCTCCAACAGTCAACCAGCCACAGCAGCACCTTGGGCCGAGAACACCACAGAGCAGTTCCCTCTCCCAGACATTTCAGCCAGCTGTGTGCCAGAGTTCTCCAAACCGAGGGCCCATTGTTCAGCAAGGAAACTTGGCCGCTGGGTTTATGATGCAGGCAAATCAGCTGGCACAGAGCTCCCATTCCACCTTAGGAG GCATGCCAAAGCGTCTTCCACCAACCTTTCCTCCTGGTCAGCCTAATCATAACTTCACTCAATCACAGATAAACCAAGCAGTTGCATCCGCCACGTCGATGAACAGTGGTATTCTGCAGGGGCCGCCTAATCAGAATGCACCGCATCCAG GTGGTCCAAATATTGCTGCTTCCCAAAATCCCATGAATGTACAGTCTCATGGGCCAACGAATATGATGCAAGCAAATCTTCTTGGACTTCATGGGAGTATGAATAACCAGCAGTCTATTAATACTCAAGTGAATATGGGTAACATGCAAGGGCAACAGGGCCTTCAGTCGcagtttattgggatgcatcagcaAATTGCATCTTCACAAGGCCAGGTGATGAATGTTCAAACTCAAGGTCTTCATCCGTCAAGCCAGATGATTATTTCTCGTCCTCAGCTCATCCAAAACCAAATGATGATGGCGACGTCCCAAGGCCACAACGTCGTTGCATCTGGACAGAGGATGACTCCACCCAAGCAGTTGCATTCACAGCAGGGTCAGCAAATAATGACGACTCATGGGCAGTTAATAGGACCTCAAGGTCAAGTCATCTTGCAGCAGAGCCAGATGATGGGGCTCCCTGAGCAGATTGTTGTTAGTCAGGTGCGGGGAAACAAACAAGGTTTCACTAATCAGAACCAACAAAACTTAATAGTGGGGCCGGGCCAGATGATGAGGGGACCTGCCACAAACTCGCAGAGTAATATCGTTCAATTTTCCACACAGATGATCCAGCAGAATCCTCTGAATGggaattctcaagggattggcaTGCAAGGACAAGGGCTGAGAACATCAGTACCTCACATAACTCAGCAGCATGGTGATCATACAACATCAACCAGTGACATCAATgtaacacagatgctgcctgatcttcaaATGCAGCAAAATGCAGTTGCCTCTCATTTGCAAACCATGCAGCCAGGTAACTCTGCTGGTTCCCATTTTGCAGCCCATGGTATGACCTTCAGTTCTCCTTACAGCACAACAGCAAGTGGAAGTCAGGTATCTTTGGTCACTGCCTCTGGTTTTCCAAACAATAAAGATGTCACTCTGACAAGTCCATTGCTCGTCAACTTGCTGCAGAGTGATATTACATCGGCGCAGTTTGCTATGACCAACAAACAGAACAACCAGGCTGTCACCAAACCCAAGAAGAAGAAGCCATCGCGTTCGCAGAAGAAAAAGAACAGTGGATCTCAGCAGCCGGAAGAGCAAGCACAACATGT GATTTCTGATACCCGTCAAATGCAGCCTGGGCTGGATGATGGCGATCCACAGCAAATGGCAGGAGAGCAGGGTGTAGGAATGGACCCAGCAGCCAACAAATTATCTGAATTTGCAAATCGATCTGCCG GATTCCACTTGCAGCCAGTTGATCAGAGAGCACTACAACAGACGTCCATTCAACCCATCCAGCACTCccaacagcaacagcagcagcaacaaccccagcagcaacagcaaatgatgatgatgttgatgatgaagcagcaacagcagcagcagcagcaacagcaggacTTAGCAAAGCCAATTAGAATTCCAATGAACCCCAATACGCAACCATCAAAACCAACCTTAACGCCAGATGTATCAAGAATGCCAATGAACACAGCTGGTAATAAAGCAGTCATGGTAAGCATGCCTGGCCAGAGTGGAGTGCCACCATCACCAGATAAGTCAAGGATGCCCTTATTGGTTGGCCATCAAGCTGGCAACACTCTAAGGAAGATGACTTTCCAAGAAAGTATGCAAAACGTCCCATCATCAGTCCCCGAGGAAGGCAATCCAACTACTCATCATCCTGATGGAATGGGAACTGAGCTTTCGCTTCCCACTGGAGTCCAACTTAATCCAGGACCCCAGCCTGTTCCCCATCCAACTCAAGTGCTCATCACCGGGACTAAACCAGGACATTCTCAGATCCCAACACAAGGTGTAAGTCCACAACAGCAGGGACCTCTTCCTTTGCAAGGTGCTCACAACCTTCATTTTCCGAATAATACTACCACTACTACGCAAACCTCAAGACCGAAAACACCAAACCGAGCAAGCCCCAGACCCTACTttccccatacacccaccagtagACCGCCCAGCACAGAACCTTCTGAGATCAGCTTATCGCCCGAAAGGCTGAATGCTTCTATCGCAGGTCTCTTTCCCCCTCAAATCAACATTCTCTTGCCTCCTAGGCAGCCCCCTCTAAATAGAGGGTTTGATCAGCAGGGTCTAAATCCAACTACACTGAAAGCAATTGGACAGGCCCCAACCAGCATTCCTCCTCATGCCACCAACCCTTCTGTTTCTACAGCATCGCAAGCAAATAAACTGGATTCGGTTATAGTCAGTTCGGCTAAACAGGTTACTGCAAAACGTTCGACTGCCAGTACGAGCAGGAGAGCTAGCACTGGGGCCAGTAGGAAAACTTGTCAAAGTTCAGGCAGACAAAGTGGGAAAGCCCTGAAGTCGACCTTGACCCTTCAACAGAGCCCAGCCCTCATCCCAAACATGGATGTACAAAAGAACGTTCTGATGAATGCTGCACAAATTCTGTCAAATCCAATTCCCGGAAGTTTGAGTGATCCCACCAATACAGTTCCAACTGCTCCAAATCTACAAATGTCTGTCAGAATCCCAGCTAACAACTCTGAAGAAAGTGGTGGCAACAATGTGTTGAAACAGGTCTCTGGTAACAAGGAGCAGGTGACTTTTGAGTACAATCCTCAAAGCATAAACAAGTTGGGAAAGAAAAAAGGGCCTGAGATTCAAGCAAAACGGGGAACGAAGCCGCTAGAATCCAGtaaagctggtggatgtggagatgagaaAAGCCTGCGATCTTTACGAGAGGTTCCAATTTCATTTAATCAACTTTTGGATAATTCTGGTAGTCCTGGTGCTGCCATTAAGACCACTAGTTCCAATCAAATGGAGCAATCTACACCTGGAGATAAAGAGAAAGCAGTGGCACCCGATGAACCTGTTGTTAAGGAAATTCCTAGCACATCATCACAACTTGTTTGTGACACTGGTTTAGCACCGAATCGACCGGAAGCAGGAGAATTAAATACTAATGTGACTCCGAGCGGTCCAACATTGGTGCCTACACCAGTCGTATCTGCATCCATTTCTACTTCAAATCCAGTTACAGTGTTTTTGAATTCCAGTCCCATTAAGTCTACAAGCAATGTAATTGCACCTACACAGACTCAGTCCCAGCCTACAGTTGTTTCATCCGTTGTCACAATGCCGACCTTGGGGAGCAAAGTGATATCTGACGTACAGCCAGTGGTACAGGCAGGTTCACAGCCAGCATTTATTACCGCACCTGTATTTATAAATACATCTGTATTCCAGGTTGTTAAAGAACCTTTGCTACCCCAATCAACCACCGTTCCCAAAGTAACTTTACCTTCGACTTCTTCATTGGTATCCCAGTCTGTTACTGTAATCCAGGTATCTCACACTGCTCAGAGttcatcatgctctgcagtttcaaCGACCCCATCTGTTAATAACACCATTAACTCCACGTCTGCACCAACGAGTAGAATGCTGGCTCCAAAGTCATCTGCCTCCCCAGTTCAACCACCATCCACCTCTCCGGCTCCTCCAAACATCTCCTCACCATCTCCTCACAGGTCAGCTGCAGACTTCAACCTCAGTGAATCTCTTCAGAATAACGGCACGGTTGATCAAAGCTCCTCAGCTTCATCCCACCCAACAGCAGTTGCAACATCGCCCACTTCGGCTAGCCCAGGTAGCTCTAATAATAGTAGGCGAAGTCCAATATCATGCAACAAAGGAAGAGGGAAAGTAGATAAGATTGGTCAATTCCTTATGACCAAAGCGTGTCAGAAGGCATCCCCTGATAAAAAAGACGACCCACCAGCATCTGAATTGGCTTCCCCTGGTGTTGATGATCAGGGGCAAAAAGCAGCACTTCCTGGTAGCCCTGAAGGAGAAGTTGCTCCTGCAGAAACTAATCAGACCAATATTCCTTCTCCAGCTAGTCAACCAGATCTAGGCACTTCTGCTAACATCACACTTGGTGCAACTAGCAGCTCTACTTCTTCTGTCTCTGTTTCTTCACCTGCAAGTACATTGAATAGCACTTCTCAAAACAATGTCGCATCAGCTGCCAGCCCCCAAAGTCGTGAGCCTGAATCAGTAGTACCTGTTGGTGATAGCAGTCTTGCAGTCTCACAGTCTGAGGGAAGTTGTTCGTCAGCAGAGAAAGTGGGAGCAGATAAAGAACACCTACCAACTACag